A genomic stretch from Coffea arabica cultivar ET-39 chromosome 10c, Coffea Arabica ET-39 HiFi, whole genome shotgun sequence includes:
- the LOC113713291 gene encoding uncharacterized protein isoform X1: MNSQLMPMTRRTNTSCAICDSSNLASICPVCVNYRLNEYSTNLKSLKSKKDALYSKLSEALLAKGKTDDQKSWLLLQKEKLIKMKEKLHLRQQEVLQGKSMIEELSHDLDAKYKLLESAMSVLQKNQVEQLEKFYPNLICTQSLGHMAITSELLDNQSVIVKQICKLFPLRRLNVDGDRKDGFTGQYDTICNARLPRGLDPHSVPRDELAASLGYMVQLLNLVVHHVCAPALHNSGFAGSCSRIWQRDSYWDARPSSRSSEYPLFIPRQNFCSTSGETSWSDRSSSNFGVASMESDRKPHLDSSRSSSFNYSSASPHSIETHNDLQKGISLLKKSVACVTAYCYNSLCLEVPAEASTFEAFSRLLSILSSSKQVRSFVSSKMASSRSSKQAQQLNKSVWKVDSASSSSTLVESAHAFPMKRNVFDSHVPSSASSFLFPTEFSDIGKNENFIEGWDLVEHPTYPPPPSQTEDVEHWTRAMFIDATKK; the protein is encoded by the exons ATGAATTCTCAGCTGATGCCAATGACAAGAAGAACCAATACTAGCTGTGCTATCTGCGAcagctccaatcttgcctcaATCTGCCCTGTCTGCGTAAATTACAG ATTGAATGAGTACAGTACTAATTTAAAGTCTCTGAAGAGTAAGAAGGATGCATTATATTCAAAATTAAGCGAAGCCCTTCTTGCAAAG GGAAAGACAGATGATCAGAAAAGTTGGTTGCTACTTCAAAAGGAGAAACTTATAAAAATGAAGGAGAAGCTCCATCTTCGACAACAAGAAGTTTTGCAAG GAAAGTCAATGATCGAGGAGTTGTCTCATGATTTAGATGCCAAGTATAAATTGCTTGAGTCAGCCATGAGTGTG CTGCAAAAGAATCAAGTGGAACAATTGGAAAAGTTCTATCCTAATCTTATTTGCACACAGAGTCTTGGACAT ATGGCAATTACCTCTGAACTCCTAGACAACCAGTCTGTCATTGTGAAACAGATATGCAAGTTATTCCCATTACGTCGG CTGAATGTTGATGGTGATAGAAAAGATGGTTTCACTGGTCAATATGACACCATTTGTAATGCACGCTTACCTAGAGGACTTGATCCACATTCTGTTCCACGTGATGAGCTTGCCGCCTCTTTGGG ATACATGGTGCAGCTTCTGAATCTTGTCGTTCATCATGTCTGTGCCCCTGCACTTCATAACTCAGGATTTGCG GGTTCATGCTCTAGGATATGGCAACGAGATTCTTATTGGGACGCTCGTCCATCTTCAAGAAG CAGCGAATATCCTCTTTTCATTCCTCGCCAAAATTTTTGCTCCACTAGTGGGGAAACCTCATGGTCTGATAGAAGCTCAAGTAACTTTGGTGTTGCTTCGATGGAATCAGATAGGAAACCTCATTTGGATTCTTCTCGTAGTAGCAGTTTCAACTACTCGTCTGCCTCCCCTCATTCTATTGAAACACACAATGATTTGCAGAAAGGAATATCCCTTCTCAAGAAAAGCGTGGCATGTGTAACTGCATACTGCTATAATTCATTGTGTTTGGAAGTTCCTGCCGAGGCTTCTacatttgaagcattttcgAGGTTGTTGTCCATCCTTTCTTCTTCCAAGCAAGTGCGGTCTTTTGTTTCCTCGAAAATGGCTTCTTCAAG GTCATCCAAGCAAGCCCAGCAGTTGAACAAGTCTGTATGGAAGGTAGATTCAGCTAGTTCATCAAGCACTTTGGTGGAAAGTGCACATGCCTTCCCTATGAAG AGAAATGTTTTTGACAGCCATGTTCCGAGTTCTGCTTCCAGTTTCCTATTCCCCACTGAATTTTCTGATATTGGAAAGAATGAAAACTTCATTGAAGGGTGGGATCTTGTTGAGCATCCAACTTATCCTCCTCCGCCTTCACAAACTGAAGATGTAGAGCACTGGACACGAGCGATGTTTATTGATGCCACAAAGAAATGA
- the LOC113713193 gene encoding uncharacterized protein, protein MMRSRYIIDYESRRNESTNNQQLSRRQSSRHEYMAQIDKQSCKFVYRKKLRPSLEATECSICLCEIEEGDEARELHCNHVFHKNCLEKWLQRCRATCPLCRSLVVPEEVASEHKRSQAEHQLLKNSVEEELALMLLSTMTMSGWSCHSGF, encoded by the exons ATGATGAGGAGCAGATACATAATAGATTATGAATCTAGAAGAAACGAGTCAACAAACAATCAACAACTGTCCAG GCGTCAAAGCTCTAGGCACGAGTACATGGCACAGATCGACAAGCAGAGCTGCAAATTTGTATACAGAAAGAAGTTGAGGCCATCTTTGGAGGCAACGGAATGTTCCATCTGCTTGTGCGAAATTGAAGAAGGTGATGAAGCAAGAGAGCTGCATTGCAATCATGTGTTCCACAAGAATTGCCTGGAGAAATGGTTGCAGCGCTGTCGTGCTACTTGCCCGCTTTGCCGGAGCTTGGTGGTGCCTGAGGAAGTTGCCTCGGAGCATAAACGATCACAGGCTGAACATCAGCTGCTGAAGAATAGTGTGGAGGAGGAATTGGCTCTTATGTTGTTGTCTACCATGACCATGAGTGGTTGGAGCTGTCATTCTGGGTTCTAA
- the LOC113713291 gene encoding uncharacterized protein isoform X3: MNSQLMPMTRRTNTSCAICDSSNLASICPVCVNYRLNEYSTNLKSLKSKKDALYSKLSEALLAKGKTDDQKSWLLLQKEKLIKMKEKLHLRQQEVLQGKSMIEELSHDLDAKYKLLESAMSVLQKNQVEQLEKFYPNLICTQSLGHMAITSELLDNQSVIVKQICKLFPLRRLNVDGDRKDGFTGQYDTICNARLPRGLDPHSVPRDELAASLGYMVQLLNLVVHHVCAPALHNSGFAGSCSRIWQRDSYWDARPSSRSSEYPLFIPRQNFCSTSGETSWSDRSSSNFGVASMESDRKPHLDSSRSSSFNYSSASPHSIETHNDLQKGISLLKKSVACVTAYCYNSLCLEVPAEASTFEAFSRLLSILSSSKQVRSFVSSKMASSRSSKQAQQLNKSVWKVDSASSSSTLVESAHAFPMKKGNDGFG; encoded by the exons ATGAATTCTCAGCTGATGCCAATGACAAGAAGAACCAATACTAGCTGTGCTATCTGCGAcagctccaatcttgcctcaATCTGCCCTGTCTGCGTAAATTACAG ATTGAATGAGTACAGTACTAATTTAAAGTCTCTGAAGAGTAAGAAGGATGCATTATATTCAAAATTAAGCGAAGCCCTTCTTGCAAAG GGAAAGACAGATGATCAGAAAAGTTGGTTGCTACTTCAAAAGGAGAAACTTATAAAAATGAAGGAGAAGCTCCATCTTCGACAACAAGAAGTTTTGCAAG GAAAGTCAATGATCGAGGAGTTGTCTCATGATTTAGATGCCAAGTATAAATTGCTTGAGTCAGCCATGAGTGTG CTGCAAAAGAATCAAGTGGAACAATTGGAAAAGTTCTATCCTAATCTTATTTGCACACAGAGTCTTGGACAT ATGGCAATTACCTCTGAACTCCTAGACAACCAGTCTGTCATTGTGAAACAGATATGCAAGTTATTCCCATTACGTCGG CTGAATGTTGATGGTGATAGAAAAGATGGTTTCACTGGTCAATATGACACCATTTGTAATGCACGCTTACCTAGAGGACTTGATCCACATTCTGTTCCACGTGATGAGCTTGCCGCCTCTTTGGG ATACATGGTGCAGCTTCTGAATCTTGTCGTTCATCATGTCTGTGCCCCTGCACTTCATAACTCAGGATTTGCG GGTTCATGCTCTAGGATATGGCAACGAGATTCTTATTGGGACGCTCGTCCATCTTCAAGAAG CAGCGAATATCCTCTTTTCATTCCTCGCCAAAATTTTTGCTCCACTAGTGGGGAAACCTCATGGTCTGATAGAAGCTCAAGTAACTTTGGTGTTGCTTCGATGGAATCAGATAGGAAACCTCATTTGGATTCTTCTCGTAGTAGCAGTTTCAACTACTCGTCTGCCTCCCCTCATTCTATTGAAACACACAATGATTTGCAGAAAGGAATATCCCTTCTCAAGAAAAGCGTGGCATGTGTAACTGCATACTGCTATAATTCATTGTGTTTGGAAGTTCCTGCCGAGGCTTCTacatttgaagcattttcgAGGTTGTTGTCCATCCTTTCTTCTTCCAAGCAAGTGCGGTCTTTTGTTTCCTCGAAAATGGCTTCTTCAAG GTCATCCAAGCAAGCCCAGCAGTTGAACAAGTCTGTATGGAAGGTAGATTCAGCTAGTTCATCAAGCACTTTGGTGGAAAGTGCACATGCCTTCCCTATGAAG AAAGGCAATGATGGCTTCGGATAA
- the LOC113713268 gene encoding uncharacterized protein At4g37920: MELASTSASLGTYIVFPKPQLSFTSRSLYPSLFSVRNSFSKSLYLASKSQVRLHEFFHAAAVGNTSRVPYDSVEEHMTTAKHSGLKASNGITTSKEEETDKKDAAKSLDDQKMTRVCDKLIEVFMVDKPTPTDWRRLLAFSREWDSIRPHFYQQCQDRADTENDPGMKHKLLRLARKLKEVDEDVQRHEELLKVIRKSPSEISEIVAKRRKDFTQEFFVHLHAVAESYYDNPTEQNAVAKLGNMCLAAVQTYDTATESIEALNAAELKFQDIINSPSVDAACRKIDSLAEKNQLDSALVLMITKAWSAAKESTMTKDEVKDVLYHLYMTARGNLQRLVPKEIRILKYLLTIEDPEERMSALKDAFTPGEELEGKDVDCLYTTPEQLHTWIRTVVDAYHFSREGTLIREARDLMSPKIIQKLEELTKLVQDKFL; the protein is encoded by the exons ATGGAGTTGGCATCAACATCTGCATCTCTGGGAACTTATATCGTCTTCCCGAAGCCACAACTCTCTTTCACTTCAAGAAGCCTCTACCCATCTTTATTTTCAGTCAGAAATTCATTCTCAAAGTCTCTATATTTGGCTTCAAAATCCCAGG TCAGACTACACGAGTTTTTTCATGCAGCCGCTGTTGGCAATACATCTAGAGTACCATATGATTCTGTGGAAGAGCATATGACAACTGCTAAACACTCTGGCCTTAAAGCTAGTAATGGGATTACCACAAGCAAAGAAGAAGAGACTGACAAGAAGGATGCTGCAAAAAGTTTGGATGATCAAAAAATGACCAGAGTTTGTGACAAGCTGATTGAAGTTTTCATGGTTGACAAGCCCACTCCAACTGACTGGCGAAGGCTACTAGCTTTTAGCAGAGAATGGGACAGTATCCGACCTCATTTCTATCAGCAATGTCAGGATAGAGCTGACACTGAAAATGATCCTGGCATGAAGCACAAGCTACTCAGACTTGCAAGAAAGCTCAAAGAG GTTGATGAAGATGTTCAAAGGCATGAGGAACTACTCAAAGTGATCAGAAAATCACCATCTGAGATCAGTGAAATAGTTGCAAAGCGTCGTAAAGATTTTACACAGGAATTCTTCGTTCATCTTCATGCTGTGGCGGAATCTTATTATGACAATCCAACTGAACAAAATG CTGTGGCTAAGCTTGGGAATATGTGCTTGGCTGCTGTGCAAACTTATGATACTGCTACAGAAAGTATAGAGGCTCTAAATGCTGCAGAGCtgaaatttcaagatataaTCAATTCTCCCTCAGTAGATGCTGCTTGCAGGAAGATTGATAGTTTGGCTGAGAAAAATCAACTTGATTCTGCTTTGGTTCTGATGATCACAAAAGCTTGGTCCGCTGCAAAAGAATCAACCATGACAAAAGATGAG GTGAAAGATGTACTGTATCATTTGTATATGACAGCACGGGGCAATCTTCAGAGGCTTGTGCCGAAAGAAATCAGGATACTGAAGTATCttcttacaattgaagatccTGAGGAGCGCATGAGTGCTTTAAAAGATGCTTTTACTCCGGGagaagaacttgaaggaaaggATGTTGACTGCCTTTATAC GACACCAGAGCAGCTCCACACCTGGATTAGGACTGTGGTAGATGCATATCATTTCAGCAGAGAAGGCACGCTTATAAGGGAAGCTAGAGACCTGATGAGCCCAAAAATAATCCAAAAGCTAGAAGAGTTGACGAAGCTAGTCCAGGACAAATTCTTGTAA
- the LOC113713291 gene encoding uncharacterized protein isoform X2, with protein MNSQLMPMTRRTNTSCAICDSSNLASICPVCVNYRLNEYSTNLKSLKSKKDALYSKLSEALLAKGKTDDQKSWLLLQKEKLIKMKEKLHLRQQEVLQGKSMIEELSHDLDAKYKLLESAMSVLQKNQVEQLEKFYPNLICTQSLGHMAITSELLDNQSVIVKQICKLFPLRRLNVDGDRKDGFTGQYDTICNARLPRGLDPHSVPRDELAASLGYMVQLLNLVVHHVCAPALHNSGFAGSCSRIWQRDSYWDARPSSRSSEYPLFIPRQNFCSTSGETSWSDRSSSNFGVASMESDRKPHLDSSRSSSFNYSSASPHSIETHNDLQKGISLLKKSVACVTAYCYNSLCLEVPAEASTFEAFSRLLSILSSSKQVRSFVSSKMASSRSSKQAQQLNKSVWKVDSASSSSTLVESAHAFPMKVQRCRALDGKTRITPQVSAWQM; from the exons ATGAATTCTCAGCTGATGCCAATGACAAGAAGAACCAATACTAGCTGTGCTATCTGCGAcagctccaatcttgcctcaATCTGCCCTGTCTGCGTAAATTACAG ATTGAATGAGTACAGTACTAATTTAAAGTCTCTGAAGAGTAAGAAGGATGCATTATATTCAAAATTAAGCGAAGCCCTTCTTGCAAAG GGAAAGACAGATGATCAGAAAAGTTGGTTGCTACTTCAAAAGGAGAAACTTATAAAAATGAAGGAGAAGCTCCATCTTCGACAACAAGAAGTTTTGCAAG GAAAGTCAATGATCGAGGAGTTGTCTCATGATTTAGATGCCAAGTATAAATTGCTTGAGTCAGCCATGAGTGTG CTGCAAAAGAATCAAGTGGAACAATTGGAAAAGTTCTATCCTAATCTTATTTGCACACAGAGTCTTGGACAT ATGGCAATTACCTCTGAACTCCTAGACAACCAGTCTGTCATTGTGAAACAGATATGCAAGTTATTCCCATTACGTCGG CTGAATGTTGATGGTGATAGAAAAGATGGTTTCACTGGTCAATATGACACCATTTGTAATGCACGCTTACCTAGAGGACTTGATCCACATTCTGTTCCACGTGATGAGCTTGCCGCCTCTTTGGG ATACATGGTGCAGCTTCTGAATCTTGTCGTTCATCATGTCTGTGCCCCTGCACTTCATAACTCAGGATTTGCG GGTTCATGCTCTAGGATATGGCAACGAGATTCTTATTGGGACGCTCGTCCATCTTCAAGAAG CAGCGAATATCCTCTTTTCATTCCTCGCCAAAATTTTTGCTCCACTAGTGGGGAAACCTCATGGTCTGATAGAAGCTCAAGTAACTTTGGTGTTGCTTCGATGGAATCAGATAGGAAACCTCATTTGGATTCTTCTCGTAGTAGCAGTTTCAACTACTCGTCTGCCTCCCCTCATTCTATTGAAACACACAATGATTTGCAGAAAGGAATATCCCTTCTCAAGAAAAGCGTGGCATGTGTAACTGCATACTGCTATAATTCATTGTGTTTGGAAGTTCCTGCCGAGGCTTCTacatttgaagcattttcgAGGTTGTTGTCCATCCTTTCTTCTTCCAAGCAAGTGCGGTCTTTTGTTTCCTCGAAAATGGCTTCTTCAAG GTCATCCAAGCAAGCCCAGCAGTTGAACAAGTCTGTATGGAAGGTAGATTCAGCTAGTTCATCAAGCACTTTGGTGGAAAGTGCACATGCCTTCCCTATGAAG GTTCAGCGTTGCAGGGCACTTGACGGCAAAACTAGAATAACTCCTCAAGTTTCTGCCTGGCAAATGTAA